In the genome of Actinomadura graeca, one region contains:
- a CDS encoding glutamate ABC transporter substrate-binding protein, with the protein MAAATLLGAAACGVADAGETSVTTKDRLVIGVNADQPGVGSRVGDSYEGFDIDIAREVARRLGVTGGRLSFKPVTSATRESMLRSGKVDLVVASYSVTPERKVQVTFAGPYYVAHQDILARASDTSIKTVHDLGGKRLCRVPGSVSFPRVHDERGVPALPVTASGYADCLAHLSAGRLDAVSTDDLILAGLAAQAARKGGRLKLVNAPFSDEPYGIGVRKGDLDGCEAVNKAITGMYQDGTAAGLLRKWFGPVRLNVTTTVPQYEGCD; encoded by the coding sequence GTGGCGGCGGCGACGCTGCTCGGGGCCGCGGCCTGCGGCGTCGCCGACGCGGGCGAGACGTCCGTGACGACGAAGGACCGCCTGGTCATCGGGGTCAACGCCGACCAGCCGGGGGTCGGCTCGCGCGTCGGCGACTCCTACGAGGGCTTCGACATCGACATCGCCCGCGAGGTGGCCCGGCGGCTCGGCGTCACCGGGGGGCGGCTCTCGTTCAAGCCCGTGACCTCGGCGACCCGGGAGTCGATGCTGCGCTCGGGCAAGGTCGACCTCGTCGTGGCGAGCTATTCGGTCACCCCGGAGCGCAAGGTGCAGGTGACGTTCGCGGGGCCGTACTACGTCGCGCACCAGGACATCCTCGCCCGCGCGTCCGACACCTCCATCAAGACCGTGCACGACCTCGGGGGCAAGCGGCTGTGCCGGGTGCCCGGCTCGGTGTCGTTCCCGCGCGTCCACGACGAGAGGGGCGTGCCCGCGCTGCCGGTCACCGCGAGCGGCTACGCCGACTGCCTCGCCCACCTGTCCGCCGGGCGGCTGGACGCGGTGTCCACCGACGACCTCATCCTCGCCGGCCTCGCCGCGCAGGCCGCGCGCAAGGGCGGCAGGCTGAAACTCGTGAACGCGCCGTTCTCGGACGAGCCCTACGGCATCGGCGTCCGCAAGGGCGACCTCGACGGCTGCGAGGCGGTCAACAAGGCGATCACGGGGATGTACCAGGACGGCACGGCCGCCGGCCTGCTGCGCAAATGGTTCGGGCCGGTCAGGCTGAACGTCACCACGACCGTCCCGCAGTACGAGGGATGTGACTGA
- a CDS encoding PH domain-containing protein, whose product MNLQDMMVHRDTSSRTVDKYLMSYEGRVIAVRRHPAVLIMPVGIVVAGLIACGAAYAASRVSWIWWLWLIAIGYLVWKVLAWSIEFFLVTEHRIMLISGILNRNVAMMPLAKVTDIALERSVAGRMLGYGEFVMESAGQKQALRNVGFMPYPEQLYLEVSSVIFGTIDESPD is encoded by the coding sequence GTGAATCTGCAGGACATGATGGTTCACCGCGACACCTCCTCGCGGACCGTCGACAAGTACCTGATGTCCTACGAGGGACGGGTCATCGCGGTGCGCCGCCACCCGGCCGTGCTGATCATGCCCGTCGGGATCGTGGTCGCGGGCCTCATCGCATGCGGCGCCGCCTACGCCGCCTCCCGCGTCTCCTGGATCTGGTGGCTGTGGCTCATCGCGATCGGCTACCTGGTCTGGAAGGTCCTCGCCTGGTCGATCGAGTTCTTCCTGGTCACCGAGCACCGCATCATGCTGATCAGCGGCATCCTCAACCGCAACGTCGCGATGATGCCGCTGGCGAAGGTCACCGACATCGCCCTCGAACGCTCCGTGGCCGGGCGGATGCTCGGGTACGGGGAGTTCGTGATGGAGTCCGCCGGCCAGAAGCAGGCCCTGCGCAACGTCGGCTTCATGCCGTACCCGGAGCAGCTCTACCTGGAGGTCTCCTCGGTCATCTTCGGCACGATCGACGAGTCGCCCGACTGA
- a CDS encoding HIT family protein — translation MRSAHVVLDAPDAVAFLDTRPLFKGHTLLVPRAHYETLVDLPSDLVGPFFGQAQRLAGAMESVLEAAGSFVAMNNRVSQSVPHLHVHVVPRNRKDGLRGFFWPRQKYESDAEAAGYAARLADAVREGP, via the coding sequence GTGCGGTCTGCGCACGTCGTGCTCGACGCACCGGACGCGGTGGCGTTCCTCGACACCCGGCCGCTGTTCAAGGGGCACACGCTGCTGGTCCCGCGCGCGCACTACGAGACGTTGGTGGATCTGCCGTCTGATCTGGTCGGGCCGTTCTTCGGTCAGGCGCAGAGGCTGGCGGGCGCGATGGAGTCCGTGCTCGAAGCGGCGGGGTCGTTCGTGGCGATGAACAACCGGGTGAGCCAGAGCGTGCCGCATCTGCATGTCCACGTCGTCCCGCGGAACCGCAAGGACGGGCTGCGGGGCTTCTTCTGGCCGCGGCAGAAGTACGAGTCCGACGCCGAGGCGGCCGGGTATGCGGCGCGCTTGGCGGATGCGGTCCGGGAAGGGCCCTGA
- a CDS encoding polyamine ABC transporter substrate-binding protein: MARSTISRRRAVQLLGAGFALAACGVDGQGGKEKVSQSDVQEYWSGKAKTGRLSWANWPGYMQDDRETIKAFEKATGIKVTYKEVIQETGPWFGKIQAPLAAGQSIGFDLMVMTNGIQLEKCRQLGYLAPLDPSRLPNFAANAGPGFKNPSYDPGNAFTVPYQAGITGIAYNTKYVKDEITSIAQLFDPRYKGRVGMMGDSQELGSFGMLLLGIDPEKSAPADWEKAAAKLREQRDSGIVRKYYRQDYVDAVSKGDVWLTMAWSGDVYSLTSPDVRFVVPEEGGTLWTDNMCIPKTAESPVDALTLMDWLYVPANNAPLTEFVNYITPVPATRQIIAADAAKATGDDRKDLTRLSTSPLVFPSAADLARLRHYRRLTQAEEIQYQKVFEPIAKGA; the protein is encoded by the coding sequence ATGGCACGCTCCACCATTTCGCGCCGCCGTGCCGTTCAGCTGCTCGGCGCAGGGTTCGCCCTTGCGGCGTGCGGGGTGGACGGACAGGGCGGCAAAGAGAAGGTCAGCCAGAGCGATGTCCAGGAGTATTGGTCGGGCAAGGCCAAGACCGGGAGGTTGAGCTGGGCGAACTGGCCCGGCTACATGCAGGACGACCGCGAGACCATCAAGGCGTTCGAGAAGGCCACCGGCATCAAGGTGACCTACAAGGAGGTCATCCAGGAGACGGGGCCGTGGTTCGGCAAGATCCAGGCCCCGCTCGCGGCCGGCCAGTCGATCGGCTTCGACCTGATGGTCATGACGAACGGGATCCAGCTGGAGAAGTGCAGGCAGCTCGGATACCTGGCGCCGCTCGACCCGTCGCGGCTGCCGAACTTCGCCGCGAACGCCGGGCCCGGCTTCAAGAACCCCTCCTACGATCCCGGCAACGCGTTCACGGTGCCGTACCAGGCCGGTATCACCGGGATCGCCTACAACACCAAGTACGTCAAGGACGAGATCACCAGCATCGCCCAGCTGTTCGACCCCCGCTACAAGGGCAGGGTCGGCATGATGGGCGACTCGCAAGAGCTCGGCAGCTTCGGGATGCTCCTGCTGGGCATCGACCCGGAGAAGTCGGCGCCCGCCGACTGGGAGAAGGCCGCCGCCAAGCTCCGAGAGCAGCGTGACAGCGGGATCGTCCGCAAGTACTACAGGCAGGATTACGTCGACGCGGTCAGCAAGGGCGATGTGTGGCTGACCATGGCGTGGTCCGGTGACGTCTACAGCCTCACCAGTCCGGACGTGCGGTTCGTGGTGCCAGAGGAGGGCGGCACGCTCTGGACGGACAACATGTGCATCCCGAAGACCGCAGAGAGCCCCGTCGACGCGCTGACCCTCATGGACTGGCTCTACGTCCCGGCGAACAACGCCCCGCTGACCGAGTTCGTCAACTACATCACGCCCGTCCCGGCGACCAGGCAGATCATCGCGGCGGACGCGGCGAAGGCCACGGGTGACGACAGGAAGGACCTGACCAGGCTGAGCACCAGCCCGCTTGTGTTCCCGTCCGCGGCGGACCTGGCCCGGCTGCGGCACTACCGGCGGCTCACCCAGGCGGAGGAGATCCAGTACCAGAAGGTCTTCGAACCCATCGCCAAGGGGGCGTGA
- a CDS encoding ABC transporter permease encodes MAGRRRIAPYLMILPGGLWLTVFFAAPLVLMVSLSLQTGNLVDGFRQTFHWQNYTEGLGAYGDTFARSLWYGLLATVACMALSYPAAYWIAFRGGHRKSAYLFLLLLPYFVSFVLRTVSWKLVLTDNGPVLGPLRDHGILPQGFHVLDTGFAVVSGLTYNYLPFMVLPIYVALERIDPRLVEAAGDLYASRAQAFGRVILPLSLPGVLAGVVMTFAPVSADYVNAEVLGGPRNTMIGNVIQSEYFDNSDYPVASALSFLLMAFLLLGVFAYARALGTRGVLGAEGR; translated from the coding sequence ATGGCCGGGCGGCGGAGGATCGCGCCCTACCTGATGATCCTGCCGGGCGGCCTGTGGCTGACGGTGTTCTTCGCGGCCCCGCTGGTGCTGATGGTGTCGCTGTCGTTGCAGACCGGGAACCTCGTCGACGGGTTCCGGCAGACGTTCCACTGGCAGAACTACACCGAGGGCCTGGGCGCCTACGGTGACACCTTCGCCCGGTCGCTCTGGTACGGGCTGCTGGCGACGGTCGCCTGCATGGCGTTGTCCTATCCGGCCGCGTACTGGATCGCGTTCCGGGGTGGTCACCGTAAGTCGGCGTACCTGTTCCTACTGCTGCTGCCGTACTTCGTGTCGTTCGTCCTCCGGACGGTGTCGTGGAAGCTCGTCCTGACCGACAACGGGCCGGTCCTCGGCCCCCTGCGCGACCACGGGATCCTGCCGCAGGGCTTCCACGTCCTGGACACCGGGTTCGCGGTGGTGTCGGGACTGACGTACAACTACCTGCCGTTCATGGTGCTGCCGATCTATGTGGCCCTGGAGCGGATCGACCCTCGGCTGGTGGAGGCCGCCGGTGACCTGTACGCGAGCCGCGCACAGGCGTTCGGGCGGGTGATCCTGCCGCTGTCGCTGCCGGGCGTCCTCGCCGGTGTGGTCATGACGTTCGCGCCGGTGTCGGCCGACTACGTCAACGCCGAGGTGCTCGGCGGCCCCCGCAACACCATGATCGGCAACGTGATCCAGTCGGAGTACTTTGACAACAGCGACTACCCGGTCGCGTCCGCCCTGTCGTTCCTGCTGATGGCGTTCCTGCTGCTCGGCGTCTTCGCCTACGCGCGGGCCCTCGGCACCCGCGGCGTCCTGGGGGCGGAAGGACGATGA
- a CDS encoding ABC transporter permease has product MPRKVSGLHVYTMLLIAWLLLPVAIMVMFGFNDVHGKQNFRWEGFTLRWYARLLDKDDLTAAVVNSLTIALASTFVTTVVGTLAGLALGRYRFRGEGVAGLLLFMAICCPEIVMGASLLSMFVTLGLPRGHLTILASHVMFSIAFVAVTVRARVAGLDPAVEEAAQDLGAGPWTRFRLVTLPMIMPGVVAGALLAFVLSIDDFVITDFTGGATVTFPLWIYGSTRTGMPPQVNVMGTLIFAAGALAAALAARRTARAGRLPGSTGGQSGDSSIVPKMTEETSR; this is encoded by the coding sequence ATGCCGCGCAAGGTCTCCGGCCTGCACGTCTACACAATGCTGCTCATCGCGTGGCTCCTGCTGCCCGTCGCGATCATGGTCATGTTCGGGTTCAACGACGTCCACGGCAAGCAGAACTTCCGGTGGGAGGGGTTCACGCTGCGGTGGTACGCCCGCCTGCTCGACAAGGACGACCTCACCGCCGCCGTGGTCAACTCGCTGACGATCGCGCTGGCCAGCACATTCGTCACCACGGTCGTCGGGACGCTCGCCGGCCTCGCGCTTGGCCGGTACCGGTTCCGCGGCGAGGGGGTGGCGGGCCTGCTGCTGTTCATGGCGATCTGCTGCCCGGAGATCGTCATGGGCGCCTCGCTGCTGTCGATGTTCGTCACGCTCGGTCTGCCCCGCGGCCACCTGACGATCCTCGCCTCGCACGTGATGTTCTCGATCGCGTTCGTGGCGGTCACCGTCCGCGCCCGGGTGGCGGGCCTCGACCCGGCGGTGGAGGAGGCCGCGCAGGATCTCGGTGCCGGGCCCTGGACGCGGTTCCGGCTGGTCACCCTGCCGATGATCATGCCGGGGGTGGTGGCGGGGGCGCTGCTGGCGTTCGTGCTGTCCATCGACGACTTCGTCATCACCGACTTCACCGGCGGCGCGACGGTGACGTTCCCGCTGTGGATCTACGGCTCGACGCGGACGGGCATGCCGCCGCAGGTCAACGTGATGGGCACGCTCATCTTCGCGGCGGGTGCGCTGGCCGCCGCGCTGGCGGCGCGCCGGACGGCCCGGGCCGGCCGCCTGCCGGGATCCACCGGAGGTCAGTCGGGCGACTCGTCGATCGTGCCGAAGATGACCGAGGAGACCTCCAGGTAG
- a CDS encoding gamma-aminobutyraldehyde dehydrogenase, with protein MSRLRNFIGGGYADTKDGRTLEVVDPSTGEPYAEAPLSGPEDVDAAFQAAAGAFPAWRDATPGERSLALLRFADAVEARARDLVEAESRDTGKPLQLTMDEEVPPMVDNLRFFAGASRVLEGRASGEYMADHTSSIRREPIGVCAQVTPWNYPMMMAVWKIGPALATGNTIVLKPSETTPVSTLMLAEIAAEFLPPGVFNVVCGDRDTGRALVDHPTPQMVSVTGSVRAGMEVAAAAAKDLKRVHLELGGKAPVVVFDDADVESAAAGIAGAGYFNAGQDCTAATRVLVADRLHEEFTAALTEAAKGTAVGPPSDTDAYYGPVNSAGQLDRVQGFLDRVPDHARVLTGGARVGERGYFFAPTVVGGLRQDDEMVQNEVFGPVITVQGFSDERQAVEWANGVRYGLAASVWTRDHGRAMRMTKALDFGAVWVNTHIPMVSEMPHGGFKHSGYGKDMSMYGIEDYTRIKHVMHYIGG; from the coding sequence ATGAGCCGGCTGCGCAACTTTATCGGCGGAGGGTACGCGGACACGAAGGACGGGCGGACCCTGGAGGTGGTCGACCCCAGCACCGGCGAGCCGTACGCCGAGGCGCCCCTGTCCGGCCCTGAGGACGTTGATGCCGCGTTCCAGGCGGCGGCCGGGGCCTTTCCCGCCTGGCGGGACGCGACGCCGGGAGAGCGCAGCCTGGCGCTGCTGCGGTTCGCGGACGCGGTGGAGGCCAGGGCGCGGGACCTCGTCGAGGCGGAGAGCCGCGACACGGGCAAGCCCTTGCAGTTGACCATGGACGAGGAGGTCCCCCCGATGGTGGACAACCTCCGGTTCTTCGCGGGCGCGTCCCGTGTGCTGGAGGGGCGGGCCTCTGGCGAGTACATGGCGGATCACACGTCCTCGATCCGGCGCGAGCCGATCGGGGTCTGCGCCCAGGTGACGCCCTGGAACTACCCCATGATGATGGCCGTCTGGAAGATCGGGCCCGCCCTGGCCACGGGCAACACGATCGTGCTCAAGCCGTCCGAGACGACGCCCGTGAGCACGCTGATGCTGGCCGAGATCGCGGCGGAGTTCTTGCCGCCGGGGGTTTTCAACGTCGTCTGCGGTGACCGGGACACCGGCCGCGCGCTCGTGGACCATCCGACGCCGCAGATGGTGTCCGTCACCGGCAGCGTCCGCGCGGGGATGGAGGTCGCCGCCGCCGCGGCCAAGGACCTCAAGCGGGTGCACCTGGAGCTCGGAGGGAAGGCGCCGGTCGTCGTCTTCGACGACGCGGACGTGGAGTCGGCCGCGGCGGGCATCGCGGGGGCCGGGTACTTCAACGCCGGGCAGGACTGCACGGCCGCCACGCGGGTCCTGGTCGCCGACCGGCTGCACGAGGAATTCACCGCGGCGCTCACGGAGGCCGCCAAGGGGACCGCTGTCGGGCCCCCGAGCGACACGGACGCGTACTACGGCCCCGTGAACAGCGCCGGGCAGCTCGACCGCGTGCAGGGCTTCCTCGATCGGGTGCCCGACCACGCGCGGGTCCTGACCGGGGGAGCGCGGGTCGGGGAGCGCGGGTACTTCTTCGCCCCGACCGTCGTCGGCGGGCTCCGGCAGGACGACGAGATGGTGCAGAACGAGGTGTTCGGTCCCGTCATCACCGTGCAGGGCTTCTCGGACGAGCGGCAGGCCGTCGAGTGGGCGAACGGCGTGAGGTACGGTCTGGCGGCGAGCGTCTGGACGCGCGACCACGGGCGTGCCATGCGCATGACCAAGGCCCTCGACTTCGGCGCCGTCTGGGTGAACACCCATATCCCGATGGTGTCGGAGATGCCGCACGGCGGCTTCAAGCATTCCGGCTACGGCAAGGACATGTCGATGTACGGGATCGAGGACTACACGCGCATCAAGCACGTCATGCATTACATCGGCGGCTGA
- a CDS encoding ATP-binding cassette domain-containing protein: MRLERVAFRYRRKDPWVLKDVTLSLPPGQVTEVTGSNGAGKSTLLRLIAGLRAPREGVIKDRPSRVGYAPERFPVDQPFTVRSYLAHMAAIRRAPSSTVGHWAERLGFEHLLNVRLGELSKGSAQKVGLAQALLDDPALLILDEPFAGLDATTRAALPSLIAELAATGTTVVVSDHQRCIETLPGIDRLRVADATITPLAPEVTKTPQTSQTTERSQEVQRTQTAQTTEKAEWTVLEVIVPKHEADSVESRLRAEGHDVRRPR; encoded by the coding sequence ATGCGGCTTGAACGCGTCGCCTTCCGGTACCGCCGGAAGGATCCCTGGGTGCTCAAGGATGTCACCCTCAGCCTTCCCCCAGGCCAGGTGACCGAGGTGACCGGAAGCAACGGCGCAGGGAAATCCACGCTCCTCAGACTGATCGCAGGGCTGCGAGCCCCACGCGAGGGCGTCATCAAGGACCGGCCGAGCCGCGTTGGATACGCACCCGAACGCTTCCCCGTGGACCAGCCGTTCACGGTCCGCTCTTACCTCGCCCACATGGCGGCTATCCGCCGCGCCCCCTCCTCCACGGTGGGCCATTGGGCGGAACGACTGGGCTTCGAACACCTCCTCAACGTGCGCCTGGGCGAACTGTCCAAGGGAAGCGCCCAGAAGGTCGGACTAGCTCAGGCACTGCTCGACGACCCGGCCCTCCTCATCCTGGACGAGCCCTTCGCCGGCCTGGACGCCACCACCCGCGCCGCGCTCCCGTCCCTGATCGCCGAACTCGCCGCCACGGGCACGACCGTGGTGGTCAGCGACCACCAGCGCTGCATAGAGACGCTCCCCGGCATCGACCGCCTGCGCGTCGCCGATGCCACCATCACCCCTCTCGCCCCCGAGGTGACCAAGACACCCCAGACATCCCAGACGACCGAGAGGTCCCAGGAGGTCCAGAGGACCCAGACGGCCCAGACGACCGAGAAGGCCGAGTGGACCGTTCTGGAGGTGATCGTGCCCAAGCACGAGGCCGACTCCGTCGAATCCAGGCTCCGCGCGGAAGGCCACGACGTCCGGAGGCCCCGGTGA
- a CDS encoding Lrp/AsnC family transcriptional regulator — protein sequence MTAQPPARRGSPAVPLDETARQIIEQLQQDGRRSYAAIGKAVGLSEAAVRQRVQKLLDTGVMQIVGITDPLMLGFSRRLMIGVRCEGDLERIADDLAAVEEIDHVVVTAGSFDILLELVCEDDAGLLELLGRIRAVPGVVSTESFVYLKLRKQTYSWGTR from the coding sequence ATGACGGCCCAGCCCCCTGCCCGCCGGGGCTCCCCCGCCGTCCCGCTCGACGAGACGGCCAGGCAGATCATCGAGCAGCTCCAGCAGGACGGCCGGCGCTCCTACGCGGCGATCGGCAAGGCGGTCGGGCTCTCCGAGGCCGCCGTCCGCCAGCGGGTCCAGAAACTCCTCGACACCGGCGTCATGCAGATCGTCGGCATCACCGACCCGCTCATGCTCGGCTTCTCCCGCCGGCTGATGATCGGCGTCAGGTGCGAGGGCGACCTGGAGCGGATCGCCGACGACCTCGCCGCCGTCGAGGAGATCGACCACGTGGTCGTCACCGCCGGATCGTTCGACATCCTGCTCGAACTCGTCTGCGAGGACGACGCGGGCCTCCTGGAGCTCCTCGGCCGCATCCGCGCCGTCCCCGGCGTCGTGTCCACCGAGAGTTTCGTCTACCTCAAGCTGCGCAAGCAGACCTACTCCTGGGGCACCCGCTGA
- a CDS encoding DUF1778 domain-containing protein, translated as MSESVRQDLPATDHIGFQTSTEQSLVIRKAAELIGWTVPEYVLSAALDRAERDLYEHAAALAGTEPTPPETETVEPYVAIVAALG; from the coding sequence ATGTCTGAGTCGGTTCGCCAGGACCTTCCCGCCACCGATCACATCGGTTTCCAGACATCCACGGAACAGAGCCTCGTGATCCGCAAGGCGGCCGAGCTGATCGGCTGGACGGTCCCCGAGTACGTACTGTCCGCAGCCCTAGACCGGGCAGAACGTGACCTCTACGAACACGCTGCCGCCCTCGCGGGCACCGAACCCACCCCACCCGAGACGGAGACAGTCGAACCCTACGTGGCCATAGTGGCGGCCCTGGGCTGA
- a CDS encoding ABC transporter ATP-binding protein, with protein MAQPEAARARDDTDRPVPAIELAGVEKVYRASGETLAAVRGLDLSIAQGEFFSLLGPSGCGKTTTLRVVAGFEEPSAGVVHLHGQDVTGVPANRRDVNMVFQSYALFPHMNVFENVAFGLRRRGFPKAEIKARVGEMLGIVDLAGRERSRPAELSGGQQQRVALARALVNRPRALLLDEPLGALDLKFRQAMQVELKRIQRQVGITFIYVTHDQGEALTMSDRIAVMNGGLVEQLGTPREIYERPATRFVAGFIGTSNLLGGEVAGVGPATAVISYGPDGRIEVPVRDGVEIAAGKRLELTVRPEKIGIGPGRPADGLCGVRGTVTEVVYLGTSTSYNVSTSAGADVVVFSQNSTSAEGIATRGDDVWLSWDPRHSYVLGASR; from the coding sequence ATGGCCCAGCCCGAAGCCGCCCGCGCGCGCGACGACACGGACCGTCCCGTTCCCGCCATCGAGCTCGCGGGAGTGGAGAAGGTGTACCGCGCCTCCGGTGAGACGCTCGCGGCGGTCCGCGGTCTTGACCTGAGCATCGCGCAGGGGGAGTTCTTCTCCCTCCTGGGACCGTCCGGCTGCGGCAAGACCACGACCTTGCGGGTGGTCGCCGGATTCGAGGAGCCGAGCGCCGGTGTGGTCCACCTGCATGGGCAGGACGTCACAGGGGTTCCCGCCAACCGGCGGGACGTGAACATGGTGTTCCAGTCGTACGCGCTGTTCCCGCACATGAACGTCTTCGAGAACGTCGCGTTCGGCCTCCGCCGGCGCGGTTTTCCGAAGGCGGAGATCAAAGCGCGGGTGGGCGAGATGCTCGGCATCGTCGATCTGGCCGGACGGGAGCGGAGCCGTCCGGCCGAGCTGTCCGGTGGGCAGCAGCAGAGGGTGGCGCTGGCGCGCGCGCTGGTCAACCGGCCGCGCGCCCTGCTTCTGGACGAGCCGCTAGGCGCACTCGACCTGAAGTTCCGCCAGGCCATGCAGGTAGAGCTGAAGCGCATCCAGCGCCAGGTCGGCATCACGTTCATATACGTGACGCACGACCAGGGCGAGGCGCTCACCATGTCCGACCGCATCGCGGTCATGAACGGCGGGCTGGTCGAGCAGCTGGGGACGCCCAGGGAGATCTACGAGCGCCCCGCGACACGGTTCGTGGCCGGGTTCATCGGGACGTCCAACCTGCTGGGCGGCGAGGTCGCGGGGGTCGGCCCCGCGACCGCGGTGATCTCCTACGGGCCGGACGGGCGGATCGAGGTGCCGGTGCGGGACGGTGTGGAGATCGCGGCGGGGAAGCGGCTGGAGCTGACCGTCCGGCCGGAGAAGATCGGCATCGGCCCGGGCAGGCCGGCGGACGGGCTGTGCGGCGTCCGCGGCACGGTGACCGAGGTCGTCTACCTGGGGACGTCGACCAGCTACAACGTCAGCACATCCGCCGGGGCCGACGTCGTGGTCTTCTCGCAGAACAGCACGTCCGCCGAGGGCATCGCCACGCGAGGGGACGACGTCTGGCTTTCCTGGGATCCGCGCCACTCCTACGTCCTCGGAGCGTCCCGGTGA